The Pseudomonas solani genome segment CGCTCATCGGCGCCGTCGTCGCCCAGGCGCAGGAAGCGGTAGCCGCGCGCGTCCGCCTGCCAGGCGATGGCGCGGCCGTCGGCGCGGGCCTCGTCCTGGGCGGTCTGCAGCAGCAGGGCCAGGCGCTTGGCGTCTTCCCGCAGCAGGCGCGCCGGATCGGGGCGGATGCTCAGGCTGATGGCGGCCGTGGCGATGCCGACGATCACCAGCACCACCATCAGCTCGATCAGGGTGAAGCCCCGTTGCGACCGCCCGGCAACCTCGGGAGGAGGTGAAATAAAACCGTGAAGATCGGCTGCTAGCGTCGGGGCCAGGAATTTTTGGAGGACCGCCGGATGCGCCTTATCAGCCGCTTCAACCCCACCGCATGGGTCCAGGGCGCCGCGCTGGCGGCCACCCTGGCGGGCCTGGTCACCTGGGGGCTGTTGCTGGGGGACCCCACGCCGCAGCAGGCCCAGGCGCGCAGCGAAGCCCCGCAGCCGGTGCCGGCCGCTGCCCACGATGCGGCGCAGTGGTTCGCCAGCCGTGCCAGCCAGCTGGACGTGCGCCTCACCGGGCTGTTCGCCGGGGAGCGCGGCGCCGTGGCCATCCTCGCCATCGACGATGCACCGCCGCGCGCCTTCCTCACCGGCGAAAGCCTGGGCGAAGGCGTGCGCCTGGATGCCATTGAGGGGGACGCGGTGATCATCGCCCGGGGCAGCGAAACCCAGCGCCTGTCCATCGCCCGCCTGCCCGAGGCGCCGCCGCTGCCATCCCTGCGTTGAGTTCACGGCGTCACCTGCAGGCGGTCGCGCGCTACCAGGGTTTCCAGGCGTGCCAGGGGCGGGCCGCCGCGTTCGCGGTCATGCACGCGGATGCTCAGTTGCAGCAGGTCGCCCACGGGGGTGACGCGCTGCTCGCAGCTCAAGCGCAAGCGCCCCTGATCACATTCCAGCACCTTGCGGCCATTGCCCGGCAACCCCTCCAGGCGCAGCTCCGCCATGCGCCCCTGGGCCGCCAGCAGGGCGATGGAGCGGTCGCGCAGCAGGCCATCGGCCTGGGTCATCTGCCCAGCGGCACGCACCGCCGCCGACATGGCCACGGCGACGATGGCCAGCGCCACCAGCACTTCGATCAGGGTGAAACCGGACGCTTGTCGGTGCATCGCGTGGGCCTTGCGCATGGCGGGGGTCACAGGGCAGGGAAGAAGGCTCCAGCCTAGCGGCCGCGTCTGACGAAACGCTGACGGAAACACCGGAGAACGCGGCCGCCGTTCTCCGTGGCAGCGCGTCGCAGGCCCCATGGCGTGGGCATCGTGGCGCGGTGCTGGGGAAATCCTCCCGAGGATTTTCAATACCAGTGACATATGCGCTTGGAACAATCCGGGGCGAAAGGACAGGCCCGGCTCCCGGAGACGCGGCCCGATGCAAACCCAAGGAGTGTCGAGATGGATATCGCGCGGTTCAGCTCCCCGGTTCGCGGCCGGAATGGCCAGCAAGGTTTCACCCTTATCGAGATCATGGTGGTGGTGGTCATCCTCGGCATTCTCGCCGCCATGGTGGTGCCCAAGGTGCTCGACCGCCCCGACCAGGCCCGCGCCACCGCCGCGCGCCAGGACATCGGCGGGCTGATGCAGGCGCTCAAGCTCTATCGCCTCGACCAGGGCCGCTACCCCAGCCAGAACGAGGGTCTGAAGGTGCTGGTGGAACGCCCGGCGAATGCCACCTCGAGCAACTGGCGCTCCTACCTCGAACGCCTGCCCAACGACCCCTGGGGCCGCCCGTACAACTACCTCAACCCCGGCGCCAACGGCGAGGTGGACATCTTCTCCCTGGGCGCCGACGGCCAGCCCGAGGGCGAGGGCGTGAATGCCGATATCGGCTCCTGGCAGTTGTAGGCCGCGCCATGCATCCCCTGGCCAGCCAACGCGGCATGGCGGTGATCAGCGCCTTGCTGATCGCTGCCGTAGTGGCGGTGATCGCCGCCGGCATGATCGCCCGTCAGACGCGCATCACCCGCGCGGTGGAAAGCGAGAACCAGCGCCTGCAGGGCGCCTGGGCCGCGCGCGGCGCCCTGGAGTGGAGCCGCCAGCGGCTGTGGGAGGAGCGCCTGCGCGAACCCGCCACCCGGCTCGACCAGGCCTGGGCGCAGCCCTTGCGCAACCTCAGCCTGGGTGAGGGGACTGCCTTCGAGGGCGCGATTCTCGACGAGCAGGGCCGCTTCAACCTGCGCAACCTGGTGCGTGACGAGCAGCTCGACCCCCTGGAGATGGCCACCTTCGAGCGACTCTGCGCGCTGCTGGGGGTGCCCCAGGAGGCCGCCGCACGCATCGCCCGCCGGGTGATCGACGCCTATGCCTACCGCATCTACCCGCCCCGCAGCGAACCGGCCAACAACAGCGGCTTCGACAGCGGCCGGCTGACCTCACCGGAAGCGCAGAATCGCGCCTTCGAAGCCAAGCGCCCCATGCTGCGTCGCCTCGAAGACCTGGCCGACCTGCCTGGCGTGCCAGCCGATGCCCTGCAACGCCTGGCGCCCTTCGTCACGCTGCTGCCCATGCCCACCTGGGTCAACGGCAACACCGCCAGCGCCGAGGTGATCGCCGCGCGAGTACCCGGCCTTGGCCTGGAGCGCGCCCGTGCGCTGATCGCCGAGCGCGACCGCGGCCAGTGGTTCATCAACAGTGGCGACGTGCTCAACCGCCTACGCATGCCGGACATGACCACCGAACTGGTGCGCATCGGCATCACCAGCGAGTGGTTCCTGGTGCGCGGCCTGGCCTGTGCTGGTGAGCGTCGCAGCCCGGTGGAGGCGCTGTTGTTCCGTGCCGAGGAAAGCCAGCCGCGCATCGTCTGGTCGCGGGTGGGCGCATGAGCGCGCTGCTGCTGCGGATCGCCCTGCCAGCCCTGGACGGGCTGCGCCCCGAGGCCGAGGTGGAGTACGCCTGGCTGGACCGCCAGGGCAACCTGGATAACCAAGGCATTGCCAGCCTCGCCGAGCTGGGTCGCCAGGCCCGGGGCAAGGCCGTGGAACTGGTGCTGCACCCCGACGACAGCCTGCTGGCCAGCCTCGAACTGCCGCCGTTGCCCGCTGCGCGCCTGGGCGATGCCGTGCGTTGCGCAGCAGATGGCCTGGTGCTCGGCGGTTGCGAGGGGCTGCAACTGGTGCACGGCCCGCGTCAGGCCGATGGCCGGGTGCAGCTCGTCTGGCTGGAACGCGAGCGCCTGCAACGCCTGTTGCACGGCCTGCGGCAATGCGCGCTGGAGCCCCGTGGCCTCTATGGCGCACCGTTCTTCCTGGCGGCGGACAAGGGCACGGCCTGTGCGCAGCTGCGCGACGGCCAATTGTTGGTGCGCGACGGTGCACAGGGCGGCTGGGTGCATCCCCTGCCTGAAGATTGCCTGCCGCGCTTGCTGGAGAGCGGCGTGGCGCCGGACTGGCCCGGCGAAGTGCCCGAAGGCCTGCCGGGCGAGGCCGTGGCCGCCAGCCGCCGTTGGACCGGCGCGGTGCCCGCCTGCAACCTGCTGCTGGGGCTTGCGGGCCCGGCCCAGGGGCCGCGGCGCTGGGGTCGGGCCGTGGCCTGCTGCGCCCTGGCTGCTGCCGTGTGGACCCTCGGCCTCAACCTCCACGCCTCGCAGATGGCCAGCCAGGGCCTGGCGCTCAAGCAACAGATGTCGCAGCGGGTGAAGCAGGTCTTCCCGCAGTTGCCGGTGGTGCTCAACCCCTTGCAGCAAGCCCGCCAGCAGCGCGACGCGCGCCTGGCCGGTGGCACCCAGGACGGCCCCGGGCGCTTCGCCGCCATGGTGCAGCAGGCCGTTGGCGCCATGCCCTTCGCCCTGGGCGCCATCGAGTCCATCGATTACGACGGCGAGACCCTGCGCCTGACGCCCCGCGCCGGCGTGCGCAAGCCCCCGGCGGACCCCGCCTGGCAGGCGGCCCTGGCCCAGGCCGGGCTGCAAGCTGGCATCGGCGCCGATGGCTGGAGCCTGAAACGCCTGCCGGCGGATGCGCTGAAAAGCGAGGCCGGCCGTGATGAATGAACGCCTGCTGAAACTGCGGGGCACCTGGCGTGAGCAGACGGCCCAGGCCCGCCAGCGCTGGCAGCGGCTGGGCCCGCGTGACCGGCGCATCCTGCGCCTGGCTGCCCTGGTGCTGCCGCCGATGCTGCTGTGGTTCGCCCTGATCGAACCCTCCCTGGCGCGCATCGAGCATTGGCAGGCCGAGCTGCCGCGCCTGCGCGCCCAGGCGCACACCCTCGAAGCGGTACTTGCCGAGGTGCAGGGGCCCGCAGCCCTGGCACCCGGTGCATCCCTGGAAGCGCTGCTGCGCCAGGGGCTGGATGACAACGGTCTGGCCGGCCACTACCAGTTGCGCGCGGAAGGCCCGCACTGGCGATTGGAACTGCAAGGCGCCCCCGCGCAAGGGGTGATGGATTGGCTGCTGGGCGTGACCCCGGGCCTGCCGCTGGAGCTGCGCCAGGTGCAGCTGCGGCGCGACGGCGGGACACAGAGCGAACAGACGGACGCGCGGCTTTCCGGCGTCGTCGGCATGGAACAGGCGCCAGGCGCTAAGGAATCCTCATGAAGCGGTTCGATGGACAAGGGCTGCGGCGACCGCTGCGGCATGGGGTGGCGATTTCCCTCGCGGCGGTGCTCGCCGCCTGCAGCCAGTCCGGTGGCACGCCGCCGCCGGTGATCCCCGCCGAAAGCGAACTGGGCCGGCCCATGGCCCAGGTGGGGCAGGGCGATGCACTGGCGGAGCGCGAGCGCATCCAGGCCCAGGCGGAGCGCCAGCAACGGGCGGCCCAGGCCCAGCGTGCGCAACAGGCCGCCCATCGCACGGGCACGCCGCCGCGCCAGGCCCGCAGCGCCGGGCTGGGCGACCAGCCGGTGCAGCTGAATTTCGTCGAGGCGGACATCCCCGCGGTGCTGCGGGCGCTGTCCCGCGCCACCGGCCGGCAGTTCCTCGCCGATCCCCGGGTCAAGGGCCAGCTGACCCTGGTGTCCGAGGGCGAGGTGCCGGCCCATACCGCCTACGACATGCTCCTGGCGGCGCTGCGCATGCAGGGCTTCTCGGTGGTGGAAGTGGGTGGCGTCAGCCAGGTGGTGCCCGAGGCGGACGCCAAGCTGCTCGGTGGCCCGGTGAGCGACGCCGACCGCCCCGGCGGCAACGGCATGGTCACCCGCACCTACCGCCTGCAGTACGAGAACGCGGTGAACCTGATCCCGGTGCTGCGCCCCATCGTCTCGCCGAACAACCCGATCAACGCCTACCCGGGCAACAACACGGTCGTGGTCACCGACTACGCGGAGAACCTCGAACGGGTCGCGGCGATCATCGCCAACATCGACGTGCCCGGCTCCATCGACACCGATGTGGTGCCGGTGCAGAACGGCATCGCCACCGACATCGCCGCCATGGTCTCCGAGCTGATGGAGAGCCCGGGCAACGACGTTGCGCAGAAGGTCGCGGTGATCGGCGACCCGCGCTCCAACAGCATCATCCTGCGCACCGGCAGCCCGGAGCGCAGCGAGCTGGCCCGGCAGCTGATCGCCAAGCTCGACAGCGCCCAGGGCAACCCCAGCAACCTGCACGTGGTCTACCTGCGCAACGCCCAGGCCAACAAGCTGGCCCAGGCCCTGCGCGGCCTGCTCACCGGTGAGGGCGAGAGCGCCGGGCAGGGCGACGGCAGCCGTGCCCAGCTCAACGGCGGCAACCTGGGGGGCAGCACGCAGAGTGGCACCGGCAGCAGCGGTTCCAGCTCCGGCACCGCCACCAGCAGCAACGGGCAGAGCGGCAGCTCCGGCGGCTACGGGCAGTCGGGCGGCGGCCTGCTGTCGGCGGCCAAGGGGCAGGGCGGCCAGGAGGGCGCGGTGGCCTTCTCCGCCAACGGCGTCACCGTGCAGGCGGACACCACCACCAACACCCTGCTGATCTCCGCGCCCGACCCGCTGTACCGCAACCTGCGCGAAGTCATCGACCTGCTCGACCAGCGCCGCGCCCAAGTGGTGATCGAGAGCCTGATCGTCGAAGTCAGCGAAGACGACACCAGCGAGTTCGGCATCCAGTGGCAGGCCGGCAACCTGGCCGGCAACGGCTGGATCGGCGGCGCCAACCTCGGCGGCGCGGGCATCAACACCGGCGCCAAGAACAGCATCGACGCACTGCCGGGCGGCCTGAGCATCGGCAAGGTCTCCGGCGGCGTGGACATCCCCGGCATCGGCCGCGTGCTCGACCTCAAGGTCCTGGCCCGCGCCCTGAAGAGCAAGGGCGGCACCAACGTGCTGTCCACGCCCAACCTGCTGACCCTGGACAACGAGGCGGCGAGCATCTTCGTCGGCCAGACCATCCCCTTCGTCAGCGGCAACTACGTCACCAACGGCGGCGGTACCAGCAACAACCCGTTCCAGACCATCGAGCGCGAGGAGGTGGGCCTGCGCCTCAACGTGCGCCCGCAGATCTCCGAAGGCGGCACGGTGAAGCTGGACATCTACCAGGAGGTCAGCAGCGTCGACGAGCGCGCCGACAACGACGCCGGCACCGTGACCAACAAGCGCGCCATCGACACCAGCATCCTCCTCGACGACGGGCAGATCATGGTGCTCGGCGGCCTGCTGCAGGACAGCTTCATCCAGAGCAGCGAGGCGGTGCCCGGCCTCGGCAGCCTGCCCGGCATCGGCGCGCTGTTCCGCGGCGACCGCCGCTCGCGGACCAAGACCAACCTGATGGTGTTCCTGCGGCCCTACATCATCCGCGACGACAGCGTGGGGCGCAGCATCACCCTGAACCGCTACGACTTCATCCGCCGTGCCCAGGGCGCCATGCAGCCGGAGCACAAGTGGCCCCTCACCGACATGCAGGCGCCGCAACTGCCGCCGGCCGAGCAGGCCATGCCGCTGAACCCGGCCGCGCCGTTGCCGGCCCCGCAGCCCCGGCCCATGCGCGCCGTGCCGCTGCGCCCGGGCGAGCAGCCATGAGCGCGCTGCCCTACGCCTGGGCCCGCGCCCAGCGCCTGTTGCTGCAGGGCGAGGGGGAGGGCGCACGGCTGCTGGTGAGCCCGAGCACCCCCGGCTGGGCCATCGGCGAAGTGCGCCGTCGCCACGGCGCCACGCCCATCCAGCGGGTCACCGATGCCGAGCTGGAAACCCTGCTGGCCAGCGCCTACGCCGACACCGGCAGCGCCGCCGCGGTGGTCGGCGCCGCCGAGAGCGAGGTGGACCTGGATCGCCTGCTGCAGGACATGCCCGAGGTCACCGATCTGCTCGATACCGAGGACGGCGCGCCGGTGATCCGCATGATCAACGCCCTGCTGACCCAGGCCGCACGGGACGAGGCCAGCGACATCCATATCGAGCCCTTCGAGACCCACTCGGTGGTGCGCTACCGGGTGGACGGCGCGTTGCGTGACGTGGTCGCCCCGCGCAAGGCGTTGCACGCGGCGCTGGTGTCGCGGATCAAGATCATGGCGCAGTTGGACATCGCCGAAAAACGCCTGCCCCAGGACGGCCGCATCGCCCTGCGCGTGGCCGGCCGGCCCATCGACGTGCGCGTGTCCACCGTGCCCACCGGCCACGGCGAGCGGGTGGTGATGCGCCTGCTGGACAAGCAGGCCGGGCGCTTGCGCCTGGAAACCCTGGGCATGGCGCCGACGCTGCTGGAACAGCTCGACCGGCTGATCCGCCAGCCTCACGGCATCGTGCTCGTCACCGGGCCCACCGGCAGCGGCAAGACCACCACCCTCTACGCCGCCCTGGCGCGGCTGGACGCCGCCACCAGCAACATCCTCACGGTGGAAGACCCGGTGGAGTACGACCTGCCGGGCATCAGCCAGATCCAGGTCAACGCGCGCATCGACATGAGCTTCGCCCTGGCCCTGCGCGCCATCCTGCGCCAGGACCCGGACATCATCATGATCGGTGAGATCCGCGACCTGGAGACGGCGCAGATCGCCGTGCAGGCCTCGCTTACCGGGCACCTGGTGCTGGCCACGCTGCACACCAACGACGCGGTCTCGGCCGTCACCCGCCTCACCGACATGGGCGTGGAGCCCTTCCTGCTGGCGTCCAGCATGCTCGGCGTGCTCGCCCAGCGCCTGGTGCGCCGCCTGTGCAACCAGTGCCGCGAGCCTGACCCGGCCTTTCCCGGGCAGTGGCGCGCGGTGGGCTGTGCCGCCTGCAACAACACCGGCTACAGCGGCCGTACCGGCATCCATGAACTCTTCGTGATCGACGACGACATCCGCCGCCTGATCCACCAGGGCGAGGCCGAGCAAAGCCTGCGCGAGGCCGCCCGTGCCGCCGGCATGGCCAGCATGCGCGAGGACGGCGAGCGTTGGGTGCAGGGCGGCTTCACCACGCCCGAGGAAATCCTCCGCGTCACGAGGGACGCCTGATGAACCGCTACCGTTTCGAGGCCGCCGACGCCAGCGGCCGCATCGAGAGCGGCACCCTGGAGGCCGACAGCCCGCGCGGCGCCATGGGCCTGCTGCGCACCCGTGGCCTGACGCCCCTGGAGCTGGCCGAGGAGGAGGGCGGTGGCAGCGCTGCTGGCGGCCTGTTCGCGCCGCGGCTGTCCGATGGCGACCTGGCCTGGGCCACGCGCCAGCTGGCCAGCCTGCTGGCGGCGGGGCTGCCGCTGGAGTCGGCGCTGTCGGCCACCGTCGACCAGGCCGAGCGCCGCCATATCGCCGAGACCCTGGGCGCGGTGCGCACCGACGTGCGCAGCGGCATGCGCCTGGCCGAAGCCCTGGCGGCACGCCCGCGCGACTTCCCCGACATCTACCGCGCGCTGATCGCCGCCGGCGAGGAATCCGGCAACCTGGCCCAGGTGATGGAGCGCCTGGCCGATTACATCGAGGAGCGCAACAACCTGCGCGGCAAGATCCTCACCGCCTTCATCTACCCGGCGGTGGTGGGGCTGGTGTCCATCGGCATCGTCGTCTTCCTCCTCGGCTTCGTCGTGCCCCAGGTGGTCAGCGCCTTCTCCCAGGCACGCCAGGACCTGCCCGCGCTGACCCGGGTGATGCTCCAGGCCAGCGACTTCGTCCGTGCCTGGGGCGTGGTCTGCTTCGCCGGCATCGCCGGGGCCTTCTGGGGCTGGCGGATGTACCTGCGCGACGCCGCCGCGCGCCTGGCCTGGCACGCCCGGGTGCTGCGCCTGCCCCTGCTGGGGCGCTTCGTGCTGGGTGTGAACACCGCGCGCTTCGCCTCCACCCTGGCGATTCTCGGCAGCGCCGGCGTGCCGCTGCTGCGCGCCCTCGACGCCGCCCGCGAAACCCTGGCCAACGACCGCCTGGCCGCCTGCGTGGCCGACGCCACCCTCGCCGTGCGCGAGGGCATCAGCCTGGCCAGCGCGCTCAAGGCCGGCGGCGTGTTCCCGCCCATCCTCATCCACCTCATCGCCAGCGGCGAGAAGACCGGCTCCCTGCCGCCCATGCTCGACCGCGCCGCACAGACCCTGTCCCGCGACATCGAACGCCGCGCCATGGGCATGACCGCGCTGCTGGAGCCGCTGATGATCGTGGTCATGGGCGGCGTGGTGCTGACCATCGTCATGGCCGTGCTGTTGCCCATCATCGAGATCAACCAACTGGTGCAGTAGCGAGCTCTCCGTCGAATGGGCCCCCGCGTTCGCGAGGGTGACGAGGCGAGCAGGGAAGTTCCAGTGCACCGACATCCCCGCGTACGCGGGACCCACTGAACAAGGCGAGCCTCGTCCTGTACATCAGATAGTTCCCGCGCGCCGATGCCTGCTTCGGACGCTTCCCGAGCCCTTTGGGGGCTTTTCCCTATTCCCAGCCCATCGGGGTTTTCAGCCTACTGTCTTGCCCCGGATGCAGGCTCGCCATCTTGTACTCATGTGGTTGCGGACCTTGGCTGCATGCGGGGCATACCACCGCCAGCCTCACAGGCTTCTCGTACCTATGCCGTTAGGAGCGTGCCCCTTGTTCATTCTCGATCTCTATGACGCGATGAGGGATGAGTACCGTCGCTGGCGCGACGGACCTCCCGCGCCTTCCACCGTATCGGTGACCGCGGTGTCTCCCGCACCGACTCCGACGCCAGAACCGCCGCCGCCAAGCGACTTGCCGGCGGTGAAGAACTGGAGTCACCCCTTTGGCGATACCTCGTCCGTCTTCCAGCAGTTGGCCACGCTGGCCAAGGCACAGTCGGGCTACTTTCCGCTGGGGCGCAATGGCCTGTGGCATGGCGGGGTGCATTTCGATTCAGGCACGGCGGGCACGGCGGGCCCTCAAGGCCAGAGCTTCGTGCGTTGCCTGGCCGATGGTGAGGTGATCGCCTATCGCATTCCCGAGCAAACGCCTAAGACCACGTTCTTCCCGGCACCAGGCGTGATCATGAAGGCACCCTTCGCCACGGGCTTCGTGTTGGTCTGCCACCGTCTGGAGGCCCCGAAGATCGAAGGCGTCGCCGACACGCCCCCCAGCCTAATCTTCTACAGCCTGTACATGCACCTCGCGGACTGGGCGAGCTACCTGGCGGACCCTGACAAACCACGGCCAGCGTTCTGGCCGGAGTCGAACCAGTACCGGGTGAAGACGGATACAGACTTCAGTCCTGTCCGTGCTGGCGAAAGAGGCCTCAACCTCAGGCACGCTCCGACTCAGGGCAAGACCATCGGCTTTCTACCGCAAGGCACTGCCATCACCGTCAGCGGTGAAGGTGCCTATCGCAAAGTCGAGGGCATCAAGGGGCCGGTGAAACTGCAAAACCCAGACGGCACCTTGCAAGGCTATGTCGGCTTCAGCGCATTGCTGGACCTGGGCGGTGGAGCCTATCGGGTCAATACGACCCGTGATGCGCTGCGGGTGCGACCCACACCGGACACCTCCCGCGACAAGATCTTCGAATTGCCCAGCGGCACGGAAATCACCATCAGTGGAGAAGGCGACTTCCGCAAGCTGGAAAGCGTCGTCCAGTACGTGCATCTCGCTTCGCTGGAGGGTGAGCGCGTACCCGAACGGGGGAAGGTCGTGGTGCTGGACAGGCCCCGCCCGATCAAGGCCGGCGACCTTATCGGTCACCTCGGCCCCTACCAGGAGAGCAATGAGGAGGCCCCGCAGGAGCGATTGCACCTGGAAGTCTTCGCCTGTGAAAACGTGGAGGCCTTCTTCGCTCGAAGCCGCCAATGGGCAGACCAAATGCCCGAGAAAGCCAGAACCTGGCTGAAGCTGGAAAAGGGCACGACGGTCGTCGTCCACCAGCCAGGCCACAGCCACTCGGCTCCGCCGAACCTTGGCGACCCCCATGTTGCGAGCGGTGCGAAGCTGCTGATCCCGCGTACCGAACTGGACGGCCTGTCGGCAGATAGAAAGATCACCGTACCCGCCACTGAGACGTCCAAGGCCAGGAACTGGTATCGCCTGGATGACCTGTTGATCGACGCAGCGGGCAAGGACATCCCCATGGGGTGGATCTGCGATGAAATCGGTGTAACGCCCTGGGTCAACCCCTGGTCGTGGGACGGCTATGAAGTCATCTACAACGACGACCCGCCACAGAACGCCCTGGCCCACTTCCTGTTGAACATGGGCGATTACTTTGATGGCAAGGAAATGGAGCAGTGGAAGCCCCTGGCCGATGCATCAGACAAAGGACCGGTAAGAGAGCGGCTCTTCGAAATCATCGATGCAGATCGTGATGGGAAGATCACCACTGACGAGATTCAGAAGGCGCTCAAGGTTCCCGCCTACGCCCAGTCCATTTCTCAATTGGTCATTCACTACGAAAGTGAGTGGTTCTATCAACAACGGAAGTGGGATGCACTGGATAAGGTGCTGGGGCATACGGGATCGACACCTATCTTGAATTGGGTGGCGGAGAAGGAGCGGATAAGAGAGTTAGGGTGGTGGGGAGATATTGTGACTAGCGGAAAACTCCCAGCCTCTGGGACCGTTTCGTGTTTGCACCCTCTAATATTCGGTATTTCTCTAGCTTCCAGAGATCGAATTACAGTTGAGTTTTTGGAAGAAGTCACCGGAAAAATTGGGGACTGGTTTACGGGGGTGGGAGGTGGTGCGAATTTTGTTAACGCATTTCCTGAGAGATACCCGAATATTTATAAATTCAATAAATATGATTTTATAGATATTTTAAATGGTGCTCTTCGAAGATATGGAATAGAAACTCCTTACCAGCAAGCGCATTTTATTTCTCAGTGCTTTCATGAGTGTGCGCATTTTGAGACTGCGGTTGAGTTCGGGTCTGGAGAAAGATACAACCCTGGCAATCATCCCGATGCTGTTGAGAATGGTAATACAGAGCTGGGCGATGGTCCGAAATACAAGGGCAAAGGCCTGATTCAATTGACTTGGAAGAAAAACTATAAGTTGTACTCGGATTTTAAGGGCTTTGATTTCGTGTCTAATCCATATCTTCTTGCAGAGGATATGTATCTGGCAGTGGATGCTTCATGCTGGTTCTGGAGGAAAAATGGCGGTGTACATAAAAAATACGACGCCAAGGGAGATATAAATATTCTGATAGAAAATGAACCTCGGAACGTGAGGCTAGTAACTCTGGCGGTTAATGGTGGGGATAATGGGCTTGCGGAGAGGGAAAAAATATTTGGGAGAATAATAAGTGAGTGGGGGTTGGGATGAGATATCTTGAAGTTTTATTGATTTTTTTTGCTTTGATATGTTCTTCAGGTGCGGCTAATTCAGATAGTCAAATTCTGCTAGATGTAGAGTCTGTCAGTCCACTCACGCTATCTGTCATGCAGGCTGGGCGTAAAATGTCCGTGATAGTTCCTTTGGCTGTTGTAAAGGATACGGAGGATATATATACGTCGGTCACGCTGGATGACATTGATGGTGATGGTGTGGATGAAGTGGTGATGACTATTCCAGCGGGCGGAGGGGTTAATTCTTGTTCGAAGGTTTTTAGGTACGATCTGAAAGGTAATGCTCTGTCTGAGGTTGTGTTTTCCGAAGGGAGCATATGTAATTATCGTAAAGAGGATGGGTACTTGATCAGCTCATATAGAGGCGGGTCGGCATGGGTAGAGGATATATATAAATTTGAGAGGGGGGTATTCGGTCTGGCGTTTAAAGACGCGTGTATTGGTTGCGGGTATATATCTAGACGGGCGTTCGATTTTGATGGGGTGGTTTCTGATTATTTGGTGTCTGATAGTGAAGATTTTAAAGGTCGAACACCCATTGTTGGAACTGTTTTGTCCAGGCGTGCTTTTGTCTATTCCGAACCGTTTGTACAGCAGCTCTCAAAAAAATACCTAGTGCAGGATGATAAATATTTGGTTCGCAGCTTTTCAAAGAATACCTACGGGTCGTGGGTGAAAGTTCGTTATAAAGGAAAGGTGGTAACTGAAGGCTGGTTGCGCTGCAGTGATGTTGAATCGTGCGCATTCCATTAGATATGAGACTCTTTGGAGGTTTAGCTAAACTAGTTCTTGGGACGTAATTGATGAACGGAATCATTTGTCTAGGCGCCAATACCACTGGCGACGGTACGGTTATATCAGCGCTCTGCTGACATGAAATTTTTCGGAATAGCGGTGGCACGCGTTGGCGATGCAGTCACTTGTCTTTTCCCGGCCACGGTTCGACGGTGGTCGCTGAGGGATACCCAGTGTTCAAGGATCATGGCGTACCGGTTGCCTTTCATGGCCATCGTTGCGCCTGCTGCTGCGTACTTCTCACGCCATTGCCTGGAGCGACCGCGAGCTGAGTATGCCGGTCCAGTTTAATAAGGTTCCTGCAGCTCTGAAGGAGCCGTGTATGGCTGTAGGGGATTTTGTTGGTGGTGATAATAGAGCTGGGAGCAGTAGTACAAATTACTCT includes the following:
- a CDS encoding PAAR domain-containing protein, with the protein product MFRNSGGTRWRCSHLSFPGHGSTVVAEGYPVFKDHGVPVAFHGHRCACCCVLLTPLPGATAS
- a CDS encoding glycoside hydrolase family 19 protein, producing the protein MFILDLYDAMRDEYRRWRDGPPAPSTVSVTAVSPAPTPTPEPPPPSDLPAVKNWSHPFGDTSSVFQQLATLAKAQSGYFPLGRNGLWHGGVHFDSGTAGTAGPQGQSFVRCLADGEVIAYRIPEQTPKTTFFPAPGVIMKAPFATGFVLVCHRLEAPKIEGVADTPPSLIFYSLYMHLADWASYLADPDKPRPAFWPESNQYRVKTDTDFSPVRAGERGLNLRHAPTQGKTIGFLPQGTAITVSGEGAYRKVEGIKGPVKLQNPDGTLQGYVGFSALLDLGGGAYRVNTTRDALRVRPTPDTSRDKIFELPSGTEITISGEGDFRKLESVVQYVHLASLEGERVPERGKVVVLDRPRPIKAGDLIGHLGPYQESNEEAPQERLHLEVFACENVEAFFARSRQWADQMPEKARTWLKLEKGTTVVVHQPGHSHSAPPNLGDPHVASGAKLLIPRTELDGLSADRKITVPATETSKARNWYRLDDLLIDAAGKDIPMGWICDEIGVTPWVNPWSWDGYEVIYNDDPPQNALAHFLLNMGDYFDGKEMEQWKPLADASDKGPVRERLFEIIDADRDGKITTDEIQKALKVPAYAQSISQLVIHYESEWFYQQRKWDALDKVLGHTGSTPILNWVAEKERIRELGWWGDIVTSGKLPASGTVSCLHPLIFGISLASRDRITVEFLEEVTGKIGDWFTGVGGGANFVNAFPERYPNIYKFNKYDFIDILNGALRRYGIETPYQQAHFISQCFHECAHFETAVEFGSGERYNPGNHPDAVENGNTELGDGPKYKGKGLIQLTWKKNYKLYSDFKGFDFVSNPYLLAEDMYLAVDASCWFWRKNGGVHKKYDAKGDINILIENEPRNVRLVTLAVNGGDNGLAEREKIFGRIISEWGLG